The Thunnus thynnus chromosome 2, fThuThy2.1, whole genome shotgun sequence genome includes a region encoding these proteins:
- the LOC137172394 gene encoding lymphocyte antigen 6G-like: protein MQLYGALILFLTLSTACGLRCYTCVTTDPKSCTEVLTCPDSSNRCFSLNVSGVITKGCQVSNFCVSPMSCCEGDLCNNAIPTGPSVILLLVSSAIITLFL from the exons ATGCAGCTTTATGGAGCTCTGATCCTGTTTCTGACTCTGTCTACAG CATGTGGATTAAGATGCTACACATGTGTAACCACCGACCCTAAATCCTGCACAGAAGTCCTAACTTGTCCTGACAGCTCCAACCGTTGTTTCTCTCTGAATGTTAGTG GTGTAATCACAAAGGGCTGCCAAGTCAGTAATTTCTGTGTAAGCCCCATGAGTTGCTGTGAAGGGGACTTGTGTAACAATGCCATACCTACTGGTCCCAGTGTCATCCTCCTGCTGGTATCCTCAGCCAtcatcactctctttctttga
- the LOC137171647 gene encoding lymphocyte antigen 6S-like has translation MQLYGALILFLTLSTACGLKCYTCADTDPKSCTKVITCSQLKPLHLHGSECFGNPPNNLTTKSCHNSDACVSPISCCEGDLCNNAIPTGPSVILLLVSSAIITLFL, from the exons ATGCAGCTTTATGGAGCTCTGATCCTGTTTCTGACTCTGTCTACAG CATGTGGATTAAAATGCTACACATGTGCAGACACTGACCCTAAATCCTGCACAAAGGTCATAACGTGCTCACAGCTTAAACCATTGCACCTCCATGGATCTGAATG CTTTGGAAACCCTCCCAACA ATTTAACCACCAAGAGCTGCCACAATAGTGATGCATGTGTAAGCCCCATAAGTTGCTGTGAAGGGGATTTGTGTAACAATGCCATACCTACTGGTCCCAGTGTCATCCTCCTGCTGGTATCCTCAGCCAtcatcactctctttctttga
- the LOC137201336 gene encoding uncharacterized protein, protein MNPKLQIHPTDSDGDTFDDLFDTGPPDPQQHPDYSQTRRRSRLRSVVSIPQTRQRLYRSSFTNEISPTPTAKTRRSQASSPPSARIRCHGQGRRSQLQPSPHRQLTPSPRLPAPGSSPWRTRASIDAATNAIPLALPASSPEPPTAGVVSHDVIGPSLPQPQPTPSAPSGFTKSLCTYILSFRHPFLYPSFSHSQPHGFCSSFFCNSHRSSRRASVSNSSGPTTGQPTRNFTLATAAPPVQPASSVYRPSPVSPALRQQILSGNYIDLAQLLKPSVIDTNQIREVQTNFGSVQLRHSPSQSKDLTPTEFAFAFSLYHDVICSAFPIRRAELDEYLSIVLDMALRFGGTGFYSYHVHFGNQAAGRIQQFNQGTYWGTLDSELYCRIFAAHTSLSVFNRLSPAAPPPPIIPWPVNIRPSVNVPMPKGVDRRGRPILYQGGRMVCNNFNYLGCALSNCRLLHVCSFCGGAHARSTCPHNPTTAADQLVQHLSTPVKHMD, encoded by the exons ATGAATCCGAAACTGCAAATCCACCCGACCGATTCAGACGGCGATACGTTTGACGATCTGTTCGACACCGGTCCACCAGACCCGCAGCAGCACCCAGATTACAGCCAAACACGCCGGCGTAGTCGCTTGAGGTCGGTGGTCAGCATACCTCAGACCCGCCAGCGTCTCTACCGTTCAAGCTTCACCAACGAGATCTCTCCGACTCCAACAGCCAAGACCCGCAGATCTCaagcctcctctcctccttcagcGAGGATCAGATGCCACGGGCAGGGTCGTAGGAGCCAGCTCCAACCCTCTCCTCATCGGCAGCTGACCCCATCGCCTAGGCTCCCAGCTCCCGGCTCTTCACCATGGCGCACCCGCG CCTCCATCGACGCAGCAACAAACGCCATACCTCTCGCACTTCCGGCTTCCTCACCTGAGCCACCGACCGCCGGTGTCGTCAGCCATGACGTCATCGGGCCGTCGCTGCCTCAGCCACAGCCCACACCATCAGCTCCCTCTG GCTTCACAAAATCCCTGTGCACATACATCCTTTCATTCCGTCATCCCTTCCTCTACCCTTCCTTCAGCCATTCCCAGCCACACGGCTTCTGCTCCTCCTTTTTCTGCAATAGCCACCGCAGCAGCAGGAGAGCCTCAGTCAGCAACTCAAGCGGTCCCACCACAGGCCAACCAACTCG CAATTTCACCCTTGCCACAGCAGCACCACCTGTGCAGCCAGCTTCATCTGTCTATCGCCCTTCTCCTGTCTCTCCTGCACTACGCCAACAGATTCTCTCTGGTAATTACATAGATTTAGCCCAGCTCCTTAAGCCATCGGTCATCGACACTAATCAGATCAGAGAAGTGCAGACAAACTTCGGCTCCGTGCAACTCCGCCACTCACCCTCACAGTCTAAAGATCTAACCCCCACAGAATTTGCCTTCGCTTTTTCCCTTTACCATGACGTTATTTGCTCTGCTTTTCCCATACGGAGAGCAGAGCTGGACGAATATCTATCCATTGTGCTGGACATGGCTTTACGCTTTGGAGGGACAGGGTTCTACAGTTACCATGTGCACTTCGGCAACCAGGCAGCTGGCCGAATACAACAGTTTAACCAGGGAACGTACTGGGGCACCCTCGACTCCGAACTCTACTGCCGCATATTTGCAGCCCACACGTCCCTCTCAGTCTTCAACCGCCTGTCACCTGCCGCACCCCCACCTCCCATCATTCCTTGGCCCGTTAACATACGTCCTTCGGTCAATGTCCCCATGCCAAAGGGGGTCGACAGACGCGGAAGGCCGATCCTTTACCAGGGTGGCAGGATGGTGTGCAACAATTTCAACTACCTGGGCTGCGCTCTTTCCAACTGCCGCCTCCTGCATGTCTGCTCCTTCTGCGGCGGTGCGCATGCCAGGAGCACCTGCCCCCACAATCCAACCACAGCTGCAGACCAACTGGTACAGCACCTCAGCACCCCAGTTAAG CACATGGATTAA
- the LOC137172397 gene encoding ly6/PLAUR domain-containing protein 6-like, producing the protein MQLYGALILFLTLSEGKHMWKVPVGRGWPGPRPFPPQVFLHHHPDKVHRLRCYTCEKAEPTSCTKDVVCDGKSNHCFSKNETGLITKGCLNSDACASPMSCCEGDLCNNAIPTGPSAIFLLVSSAIITLFL; encoded by the exons ATGCAGCTTTATGGAGCTCTGATCCTGTTTCTGACTCTGTCTGAAG GAAAGCATATGTGGAAAGTCCCGGTAGGCCGTGGGTGGCCAGGCCCCAGACCCTTCCCTCCCCAGGTATTTCTGCATCATCACCCTGATAAAG TACATAGATTAAGATGCTACACATGTGAAAAGGCTGAGCCTACAAGCTGCACAAAGGACGTAGTTTGTGATGGCAAATCAAACCATTGTTTCTCCAAGAATGAGACTG GTTTAATCACAAAGGGCTGCCTTAACAGTGACGCATGTGCAAGCCCCATGAGTTGCTGTGAAGGGGACTTGTGTAACAATGCCATACCTACTGGTCCCAGTGCCATCTTCCTGCTGGTATCCTCAGCCAtcatcactctctttctttga
- the LOC137199502 gene encoding myogenesis-regulating glycosidase-like: MYQIVPVAPGEQQMAGGPGGSPLKKKLAHEGRPLVMAGMLGCVLVLAAVVAWCYYSASLRKAQLLKTELLDLDKDGFVIRNQAGAVIFTMTFRSSTLDLDSCSKEGNILSCTQSESGKLNFFIQTVRPKDTVMCYRVRWEELENVPSVEHAMAYNGSHWYGGAESATQHWPVKIQGEVEPLPFITSDVYSNRNAFGGILERYWLSSNATAIKINDSVPFHLGWSEKDRTLRFQARYQESPFRPLEGLQALPELSYRVCVGSDVTSIHKYMVRRYFTKPIKVPSPEVFKYPVWSTWALYKTAVTQEKLLRYAANITKHGFTCSHLELDDCYTADYGEFEFDPQKFPNASGMFDKLREDGFQVSLWTHPFINYDSINFGVAVKKGLFVRELDGELPALVRWWNGIGGILDFTNPEAREWYSSHLRMLKTRYDVISFKFDAGETSYLPRQFSTLVPLSDPSTFTRRYTEMAIPFSERAELRVGYQSQNISCFFRIIDRDSVWGYELGLKSIIPTVLTISILGYQFVLPDMIGGNAYPNRTAGGLDGRNDLPDRELYIRWLELSAFMPAMQFSIPPWAYDDEVVEIAQKFTKLHESLVAPRVLELAGEVLDTGDPIVRPLWWIANDDEAAYKIDSQFLIGDDLMVAPVLEPGKQERDIYLPAGRWKSYKGEHFDKGPMYLTDYPVDLDDIAYFTWVH; this comes from the exons ATGTACCAGATTGTTCCGGTGGCTCCTGGGGAGCAGCAAATGGCAGGGGGGCCTGGTGGATCACCATTAAAGAAGAAGCTAGCTCATGAAGGTCGGCCCCTGGTAATGGCAGGCATGTTGGGCTGTGTGTTGGTGCTGGCTGCCGTGGTTGCCTGGTGTTACTACTCGGCGTCTCTCCGTAAAGCCCAGCTGCTGAAGACTGAGCTGCTGGACCTCGACAAGGATGGCTTTGTCATTCGTAACCAGGCGGGGGCTGTCATCTTCACCATGACCTTCAG GTCTAGCACTCTGGATTTGGACTCCTGCTCAAAGGAGGGAAATATTCTGAGCTGCACTCAGTCAGAGTCTGGCAAGCTCAACTTCTTTATCCAGACGGTTCGACCAAAGGACACAGTGATGTGTTACCGCGTTCGCTGGGAGGAACTGGAAAATGTACCCTCAGTGGAGCACGCCATGGCTTATAATGGCTCTCATTGGTACGGAGGGGCAGAGTCAGCAACACAGCACTGGCCAGTCAAGATCCAGGGCGAGGTCGAACCGCTGCCTTTTATCACCAGTGATGTCTACTCGAATCGTAATGCTTTTGGGGGAATCCTAGAGCGTTATTGGCTGTCATCGAATGCAACTGCTATTAAGATTAATGACTCAGTGCCGTTCCATTTGGGCTGGTCAGAGAAGGACAGGACACTGAGGTTCCAGGCCAGGTACCAGGAGTCTCCATTCAGACCACTAGAGGGACTGCAAGCCTTACCTGAACTCAGCTATAGAGTGTGTGTGGGGTCAGATGTTACCTCTATTCACAAATACATG GTGCGTCGGTATTTCACAAAGCCTATCAAGGTCCCATCACCTGAAGTGTTCAAATACCCCGTGTGGTCCACCTGGGCTCTCTACAAGACGGCTGTCACTCAGGAGAAGCTGCTGCGCTACGCCGCTAACATCACCAAGCATGGCTTTACGTGCTCCCATCTGGAGCTGGACGACTGCTACACCGCTGACTATGGAGAGTTTGAATTTGACCCTCAGAAGTTCCCCAATGCCAGCGGGATGTTTGACAAACTCAGAGAGGATGGGTTTCAAGTGTCGCTCTGGACACATCCTTTTATCAACTATGACTCCATTAATTTTGGCGTTGCTGTAAAGAAAGGACTGTTTGTGAGGGAGCTGGATGGTGAACTGCCTGCTCTAGTTCGCTGGTGGAACGGTATTGGAGGAATCTTGGACTTTACCAACCCAGAAGCGCGTGAGTGGTATTCCTCACATCTGCGCATGCTCAAAACACGCTATGATGTAATCTCCTTTAAGTTCGATGCAGGAGAGACAAGCTACCTCCCACGCCAGTTTAGCACCCTGGTCCCGCTGTCTGACCCCTCCACCTTCACCCGCCGCTACACAGAAATGGCTATACCGTTTAGTGAGCGTGCAGAGCTGAGGGTGGGTTATCAGAGTCAGAATATCTCCTGTTTCTTCAGGATTATTGACAGAGACTCTGTGTGGGGTTATGAGCTGGGCCTCAAGTCCATCATCCCGACTGTTCTGACTATTAGCATCCTGGGCTACCAGTTTGTCTTGCCTGATATGATTGGCGGGAACGCATACCCCAACCGCACGGCAG gTGGTTTAGATGGCAGAAATGATCTGCCAGACAGAGAGCTGTACATCAGATGGTTGGAGCTGTCTGCTTTCATGCCTGCTATGCAGTTTTCTATACCACCATGGGCCTATGACGATGAG GTAGTGGAGATAGCACAGAAGTTCACAAAGCTCCATGAGTCTCTGGTGGCACCGAGGGTTCTCGAACTGGCAGGCGAGGTCCTTGATACAGGAGATCCAATCGTAAGGCCCCTCTGGTGGATCGCCAATGACGACGAAGCGGCCTATAAGATTGACTCCCAGTTCCTGATCGGGGATGACCTGATGGTGGCTCCGGTGTTGGAGCCAGGAAAGCAGGAGAGGGACATTTACCTGCCTGCAGGACGATGGAAAAGCTACAAGGGGGAACATTTTGATAAAGGCCCCATGTACCTCACTGACTACCCTGTGGACCTAGATGACATAGCTTACTTCACATGGGTTCACTGA